In a genomic window of Clavelina lepadiformis chromosome 7, kaClaLepa1.1, whole genome shotgun sequence:
- the LOC143465216 gene encoding protein CFAP276-like encodes MPPGRNPFPFPRLQNDENFVGTRSTQKSPFKVNTQTAQDQEPWNRLNRKPTLASARREVYHFDPKAPDDSLDFVIKSQYDHHNQFLHGNNQTLVQTETVTDEHGRIMKNRVKEVPPPFDPMYPPLQVAEPSKKNSPYSIEGAIQSHHSAATNRGYSRRHDGGFYST; translated from the exons ATGCCACCAGGAAGAAATCCATTTCCATTTCCCCGGTtacaaaatgatgaaaactttGTTGGTACGAGAAGCACACAG AAAAGCCCATTTAAGGTGAACACACAAACTGCTCAAGATCAAGAACCTTGGAATAGACTGAATCGTAAGCCAACTCTTGCTAGTGCAAGAAGAGAGGTTTATCATTTTGATCCAAAAGCCCCCGATGATAGTCTagattttgtgataaaatccCAATATGACCACCATAATCAGTTTCTTCATGGAAATAATCAAACCCTTGTTCAAACTGAAACTGTCACCGATGAGCATGG GAGAATCATGAAAAATAGAGTGAAAGAAGTTCCTCCTCCATTTGATCCAATGTATCCTCCACTTCAGGTCGCAGAACCTAGCAAAAAGAATAGCCCATACAGCATAGAGGGAGCTATAC AGAGTCACCACAGCGCTGCAACAAACAGGGGTTATTCTCGGCGCCATGATGGTGGATTTTATTCGACTTAA